The following proteins are encoded in a genomic region of Populus trichocarpa isolate Nisqually-1 chromosome 13, P.trichocarpa_v4.1, whole genome shotgun sequence:
- the LOC7474616 gene encoding uncharacterized protein LOC7474616, translating to MANHDLILGQSHNLGLRQNQQLVLGHDHNLGLGQNHDVELGQTHEHHLGMGHDHELDLGHHHDHELGLGQSQDDEGEAGHSYGHENDLGMDRKPGQGDHELALSAQNHELALSENNELVVSENQELDDNLELTVVEEQEMGLEPAQDLTIEQSQLILYSPVIQARTLSIAPNFELAVGQEFPDVFSCRRALRDTAIALHFEMQTIKSDKTRFTAKCATEGCPWRIHAAKLPGVPTFTIRTIHESHTCGGISHLGHQQASVQWVANSVEQRLKENPNYRPKEILEEIHRVHGITLSYKQAWRGKERIMAAMRGSFEEGYRLLPQYCDQVKRTNPGSIASVYGNPTDNCFQHLFISFQASIYGFLNACRPLLGLDRTFLKSKYLGTLFLATGFDGDGALFPLAFGVVDEENDENWMWFLSELHNLLEINTENMPRLTILSDRQKGIVDGVEANFPTAFHGFCMRHLSESFRKEFNNTMLVNLLWEAAHALTVIEFEAKILEIEEVSQDAAYWIRRIPPRLWATAYFEGTRFGHLTANIVESLNTWILEASGLPIIQMVECIRRQLMTWFNERRETSMQWTSILVPSAERRVAEALERARTYQVLRANEAEFEVISHEGTNIVDIRNRCCLCRGWQLYGLPCAHAVAALLSCRQNVHRFTESCFTVATYRKTYSQTIHPIPDKSLWIEFSEGDPDSNKNVEVIINPPKSLRPPGRPRKKRVRAEDRGRMKRVVHCSRCNQTGHFRTTCAAPI from the coding sequence ATGGCTAACCATGACTTGATACTTGGGCAAAGTCACAATTTAGGGCTCAGGCAGAATCAACAGTTGGTCTTAGGCCATGATCACAATTTGGGTCTAGGCCAGAACCATGATGTAGAACTGGGGCAAACACATGAACATCATTTAGGTATGGGACATGATCATGAACTGGATTTAGGACATCATCATGACCATGAATTGGGTTTGGGACAGAGCCAGGATGATGAAGGGGAAGCTGGTCACAGTTATGGGCATGAGAATGATTTAGGTATGGATCGAAAACCTGGACAGGGAGACCATGAACTGGCTCTTTCTGCTCAGAACCATGAGTTAGCTTTATCAGAGAACAATGAATTGGTTGTTTCAGAAAACCAAGAACTTGATGACAACCTGGAACTAACTGTGGTCGAGGAGCAGGAAATGGGATTGGAACCTGCTCAGGATTTGACTATTGAGCAGTCCCAGCTCATACTATATAGTCCTGTTATTCAGGCCCGTACTCTTTCTATAGCTCCTAACTTTGAGCTGGCAGTGGGGCAAGAGTTTCCAGATGTCTTCAGCTGCCGCAGGGCATTGAGGGATACAGCGATTGCCCTTCACTTTGAAATGCAGACAATAAAATCTGACAAGACTCGTTTCACAGCTAAATGTGCAACTGAGGGATGTCCCTGGCGCATACATGCAGCAAAGCTCCCAGGTGTTCCAACTTTCACAATCAGGACCATCCATGAGTCTCATACATGTGGAGGAATTTCTCATCTTGGCCATCAACAAGCTTCAGTCCAATGGGTTGCAAACTCTGTGGAGCAACGGCTTAAGGAGAATCCTAATTACAGGCCAAAGGAGATATTAGAAGAGATTCACCGGGTACATGGTATCACTTTATCATATAAGCAAGCATGGAGAGGCAAGGAACGCATCATGGCTGCTATGCGTGGATCCTTTGAAGAAGGGTATCGCTTGCTTCCCCAGTATTGTGACCAGGTTAAACGGACAAATCCTGGGAGTATTGCATCTGTTTATGGAAACCCAACAGATAATTGCTTCCAGCATCTCTTCATATCATTTCAGGCATCGATTTATGGTTTTCTGAATGCCTGTCGGCCTCTCCTTGGCCTTGATAGAACATTTTTGAAAAGCAAGTACCTTGGTACTTTATTTCTTGCTACTGGCTTTGATGGGGATGGAGCTCTTTTTCCCTTGGCATTTGGTGTCGTTGATGAAGAGAATGATGAGAATTGGATGTGGTTTCTGTCTGAGCTTCATAACCTCCTTGAGATTAATACAGAAAACATGCCGAGGCTTACAATTTTGTCAGACAGGCAGAAGGGCATTGTAGATGGAGTGGAAGCAAATTTTCCGACTGCTTTTCATGGATTTTGCATGCGTCACTTGAGTGAAAGCTTCCGCAAAGAGTTCAATAACACAATGCTTGTCAACCTTCTATGGGAAGCTGCTCATGCTCTAACTGTGATTGAATTTGAGGCAAAAATTCTGGAAATTGAGGAGGTATCACAAGATGCTGCATATTGGATACGGAGAATCCCCCCTCGGTTGTGGGCTACTGCATATTTTGAAGGTACTCGATTTGGACATTTGACAGCTAATATAGTTGAATCATTGAATACATGGATTTTGGAAGCATCTGGGCTTCCAATAATTCAGATGGTGGAATGCATTAGGAGGCAACTAATGACCTGGTTCAATGAACGCCGAGAGACCAGTATGCAGTGGACATCAATACTCGTGCCTTCTGCTGAGAGGCGTGTTGCAGAGGCGTTGGAGCGTGCACGCACTTATCAGGTGCTTCGTGCTAATGAAGCTGAATTTGAAGTTATATCTCATGAAGGAACAAATATTGTGGACATTCGGAACCGCTGTTGCCTTTGTCGGGGCTGGCAGCTATATGGTTTACCTTGTGCACATGCTGTGGCAGCACTTCTCTCTTGCAGGCAGAATGTGCATCGGTTCACGGAGAGCTGTTTCACTGTTGCAACCTATCGAAAGACTTATTCACAAACCATTCATCCAATTCCCGATAAAAGTCTCTGGATTGAGTTTTCTGAGGGAGATCCAGATTCCAACAAGAATGTTGAGGTTATCATCAATCCACCCAAATCACTTAGGCCACCCGGTCGTCCAAGAAAGAAGCGAGTACGAGCAGAAGATCGTGGCCGCATGAAGCGAGTTGTGCATTGTAGCCGTTGCAATCAGACAGGTCATTTTAGAACAACATGTGCAGCACCCATCTAA